The genomic window GCCTTCCCTCAGGTGGACATGCGTGGCCACCACCCTCGGGTCGACATCTCCGCCCGAGATCGTGACGGCGCCGATGCCGGCTTCGGGGCCCGCTTCGACGCGCATCCGAAAGTCCATTGCGGCGGCCGCATGATCGACGGTGGCCTTGACGTCGGCGATCTTCGCAAGCGGATGTCCGTTGCTGCGGAACCAGTCCACGAGCTTCACCTGCGCGGCGCGCAGGTCGGCCGAGATCGCGCGATCGCCGGACTTCAGCGCAAAGGCGCGGCGCGGCAATCCACGCGGCGCTTGCTCGCGCGCATAGTCCACTTCGACGGTGCGCAGCTTGAACAAGGGACCGAGCCGTGCGGTGACCTTGATTGGAACGACCGACCGATTGCGAAAGGTGTCGGCCCGACGCGCCGCGGCGGCGAGCCCGGTCTCGTCGGGGGATACGGGAACTCCGTCCACCGTTACATCGATCTGGGCATTATAGCGGCCAAGCCCCCAAAGGGCATCGAGCAGCGGATTGATATCGGCCTGAAGCCGGCGCATGAGACCTTCGCCATCCGGCGGTGGTTCCTGTCGGAGTCGATAGGTGCCGGAGGCATCGCGCAACACCTGCTCGGCGTCACTATCATTCTTGCCATCCAGCGTCTTGGCCTCAATCTCCAGCCGATAGGACAGCGTCGTGGCGCTGACCGGCGGCGGATCGTCGGAACCGAAAAGGCCAAAGAAATCGAGCGCGTGAGCCTGCTCGCACAGCGACCAACCGACGACGGCGACACACCCCGAACGTAGGATGCGTCGCGCCGCAGCGACAAAATATCCTCGCCTTGCCCGCCGCAGCGGCCGGCATCGTCGCAACACGATTTGCTTGATTGTTCCGCTCCGTACTCGCCTGTTGACAACTCGAGCCTCTGCAACTCAGGCCCGGCGATCCCCTGTCTCCGCATTCAACAGGCACCACACGCGAAATTGATAGACATCATGATGGACAATGTAGGGCACAGAAAAAATCGTCTTCGTGATCTTCTATTGATTGAACAAAGACCACGACGTTCAAGAAAGCTCCACTGTTCAGGTACGCTCCACGAAAAAATGCTCTAGAAACTGTGTGCCCATCCGAAGAGTTCCGCGCGCGACTCTTTGCCATTATTGTTTTTGGGCGGCATTCCGGTAACGAGTCCTCACTGAATTTCTTGCAACGGGGAACATCCACATCGGACTCATGATCGGCAAATTTCAAAGGCGTGATTCCAGCGCGCCCTTGCGTAGCTGCGGAGCAGCCGTGGCAAGTTCAAGCGCCTCTATCCGCGCTGCACTTCCCCAAAGGCGTCCCGGCTATCGCCACCGGCGATGCGCGAGCTATTTCGATCATGACAAGTTCAAGTTCTTCACGCTCGTCTCACACCATCGACGTCGCTGGGATGATCCAAACAAAGATCCTGAGTGCGTTTGGATTGGGGAAGCGATCGATGAAAAAAGTGCCCGCTTCGCCATGAACTGCCGCTAGACATGCGTAGGCTCCTCGCCCCGCCAGGGCGCGTTTGACGTGGAGATCAAAGGCCGCTTGCGACCGGGCTCTCGACGGTTGCGGCCTAGGGTCAACAACCAGAAGAGTCCTGTCGATTGGGTGAAACCGGATGGCGGCGCATCGTGCTGCCTTCGATTGAACCCGGACGCGTTTGATGTCGCAGGAGAGTTGGGCGCTTCTGGTCGCATTCCCGAAGTCGGAGCTTCAAATCGGTGACGGCGCTTGGTTTGGAGATTTATTCGCCGTTCTACGCCTCGGCTTTAACGATCTGCCGATCAATGTTCTTCCGGCCGCCTTGGATACGCGTTCGGAGACGGTAGAAGCAGCGGCGCGGCCTTGTTATCAATCGACGCGTCAGCTCGCCTCAACCGCCATTGATCCGGCGCTGGCGACCACCCATGTCGCCGGCCCAAAGGCTACCATCGAGCACATGGTGTCGCGGAAAATCGTAGCTTGGCGGAGAAACGCGTACGATTGGTAGCGGGGGTCCGTTACATCGCGAAACCCACTATTTCGCCAGTACTGTTCTCGTATCGCCGGACGCCCGTCACCCCTACGTGAAGTCACCAGGTTTCAAACCGAGTGCCTGACGGCAACTTCCGGAAGTGGTCCCCACGCTTCAACTCTTTCATTCGGGGCCATGATGGCCGCAATGACGGCTGCCGCCTTGGCCGGATCTCCTTCGGTCACGAAGAAAGACCGAGCGAACCGGTGGGCCGCCGCCCGGAGGCTCAGTCGTTACCAGGACGACTGACCATTTGCCATGATCTCCTATCTCCTATACCGCCATCGCTGCGTCGCTTCCACGATCGTGTGGATCGATCCCGGCAACCTGCAGTGCAGCAATAACCGGGTGCGCATCAGCGGAACCCGCCGTAGTCTCTTGCATCGTCTCGTCACAATCACCAACTGAGCAAGTTACAGAGGCCAAAATCGCTCCGGGAGTGAGCGCGTGGCCAGCCGCAGGTTAAATCAAGATCTGCCCGTCATCGCGCGTTTTGAGGTGCGCCATCGCAACTACCTCGCGCCAAACGGCTCGATAAACCGGCCGCTCCCTGCCTTCGCCTCCGACGCCGACCTGCTCATCTCGCTCTACCGGGCCATGGTGCTGCTGCGCCTGTTTGACCAGAAGGCTGTTGCATTGCAGCGCACCGGCCGGCTTGGGACTTACGCCGTTTCACTCGGCCAGGAGGCGGTGTCGGTTGGCATGGCCAGTGCGATGCGGGAAGAAGACGTGTTGTTACCCTCCTATCGCGACAATGGCGCGCTGATTTGGCGCGGGGTCAAGCTTGAAGAGATCCTGCTGTTTTGGGGCGGGGATGAACGCGGCAATTGTTTCTCCGGGCCGGTCCACGATTTTCCGTTCTGCGTTCCCGTAGGATCTCAGGCGCCTCATGCCGCCGGCGTCGCCTATGCTTTGAAGCTGCGCAAGGAGCCGCGTGTCGCCGTGTGCCTGTTCGGCGATGGCGCCACCTCGAAAGGCGACGTCTACGAAGCGATGAATTTTGCCGGTGTGCACAAATTGCCCATCGTGTTCGTCGTCGCCAACAATCAATGGGCGATTTCGGTACCGTTGCGGCTGCAGACCAGTTGCGAAACGCTGGCGCAGAAGGCCATCGCCGCGGGATTCACCGGCGAGCAGGTCGATGGCAGTGACGTGGTGGCGATGCGCGCCGCCGCAGAAGAGGCCGTCGCTGCGGCGCGCAACGGTAAAGGCCCCCGTTTCATCGAGGCGGTCACCTACCGCCTCGGCGACCATACAACCTCCGATGACGCTTCTCGTTATCGTTCGGCTGACGAAGTCCAGGCGCGTTGGAAGGAAGAGCCGATTGCCCGCTTGAGGGCTTATCTCGTTGCTCAAAAGATGTGGGGCAAGGCGGATGAGGAGCGCCTCGCCTCCGAGTGCCATGAGCGCATCGAGGCAGCGGTTGAGCGTTACCTGGCAACGGCACCGCGCCGGCCGGAAACCATGTTCGATCACCTCTACGCCGATTTACCAGAGGTCTATGCGGCCCAGCGCGGTGAGCTCGCGGGAAAGCACGATGCCTGAGGTAACGCTGGTGGAAGCCATCAATCTGGCGCTGGGACGCGCATTGGAGGACGATCCCGACGTCGTCGTGCTGGGTGAAGACGTTGGCGTCAACGGAGGCGTCTTCCGCGCAACTGCAGGATTGCAGAAACGCTTTGGCGCTGAGCGCGTGCTTGATACGCCGCTTGCTGAACTCCTGATCAGCGGGCTCTGCGTGGGCATGGCGGCGCAGGGGCTGAAGCCTGTCGGCGAGATCCAGTTTATGGGATTTATCTATCCCTGTCTGGATCAGCTGGTGAACCATGCGTCCCGAATTCGCAACCGCACCCAAGGACGGCTCACCTGTCCAATGGTCCTGCGTGCACCGCATGGGGCGGGCATTCGCGCGCCCGAGCATCATTCCGAAAGCACCGAGGCGATGCTCGCCCATATTCCCGGCTTGCGCGTTGTCATGCCCTCTTCGCCGGAGCGCGCCTATCGACTTCTCCTCGCCGCGATCCGCGATCCCGATCCGGTGGTGTTTCTGGAGCCAACACGCTTATACCGTACGGCAAGAGGCGAGTTGCAGGATGACGGTGCAGCCTTGCCGCTGGATCATGCCTTTGTCCTGCGGAAAGGTCGCGACCTCACGCTGATCAGTTGGGGAGCTGCGGTGAAAGAGACCATGGCCGCAGCCGATGCACTCTCTGCCGAAGGCATTGCTGCCGAGGTCATCGATCTTGCCACGCTCAAGCCTTATGATGAAAGCACCGTGCTCGGCTCGATTGCAAAGACCGGGCGTTGCGTCATCGTGCACGAGGCGGCTCGCACCGGAGGATTCGGAGCCGAGATCGCAGCCCTTATCGCCGAACTCGGTCTTTCCTCGCTGCTCGCTCCCGTGATCCGCATCACCGGCTACGACACCGTCATCCCGATGGCACGCCTCGAGCAGTTCTATATGCCCTCGGTCGAACGCATCGTCATCGGGGCGCGCAAGGTGTGCCAGTTCAGCTAGTTCTCGACGGACTTCGTCCTATGCGCCAGTTCATGCTGCCCGATCTGGGAGAGGGTCTCGAAGAGGCGGAAATCGTCGCCTGGTACGTCAACGAAGGCGATCACGTCGTCACCGATCAGCCGCTTGTTTCCGTCGAAACGGACAAGGCAGTCGTTGAAATACCGTCGCCGTCGAGCGGACGCATTGCGCACGTATTTGGCGCCAAGGGCGACATCGTGAAGGTCGGAACGCCGCTCGTCGAATTTGCCGAAGGCGCCGAGCCGGACACCGGCACAATTGTCGGCGAACTCGGCAGCACTGAACATCCGCTCGCGGCAGGGCCCTCCTCCGAGCGGCCGGCCGGACAGCAGCCTCAGGTGTTTCCGGCTGTGCGCTCACTCGCGCGCAAGCTCGATATTGATCTTGAGAGCGTCGTGGCCACCGGACCCGGCGGCACCATCACACGGGCCGATGTCGAACGGGCCGCAAAGAGCGTGTCCCAAACCGGCCGCCCCGAGCCCCTGCGAGGCATGCGGCGCGCGATGGCCCAACGCATGATGGCAGCCCACGCGGAAGTCGTCCCCGCTACCGTAACTGATGAAGCCGATATCGACGATTGGCCGACGGGTGAGGACGTGACGATCCGCCTGGTGCGAGCGATCGCCATCGCCTGCAAGGCAGAACCTGCTCTCAATGCCTGGTACAATTCCAGCACGGGAGAACGGCGCCTGATCGCGCGCATCGATTTAGGCATCGCCGTTGACACCGAGGGCGGCCTCATCGTTCCCGTGTTGCGCAATGTCGCTGAGCGCAGCGTCGCGGACTTGCGGGCCGGCCTCGACCGCTTGCGGGCCGACTCAATCGCGCGCTCGATACCCCCCGAAGAGCTGCGCGGCGCGACCATTACGCTGTCGAATTTCGGGATGATTGGCGGCCGGTTTGCCAATCTGGTGATCGTCCCGCCACAGGTGGCCATTATCGGAGCAGGGCGGATTTCGCAGCGGGCAGTCGCTTATCGGGGCCAGCCAGCGGTGAGGCGCATGCTGCCATTGTCGCTCACCTTCGACCATCGCATCGTGACCGGCGGCGAGGCCGCTCGCTTCCTGGTCGCGCTCAAGTCGCAGCTTGAGCTTACGCCGTGAATCACCGTTTGCGCGTGCTTCTGAGACGTGTCTTCTGAGACGTGTCTTCTGAGACGTGTCTTCCAGCCCAAGCCTGTCATCGCACAACAGCCTGCAGGAACCCGTGCCCCCTGTCTGCGGGCGCATTGAGGATCCTTCAATGATCCGCCGCCGGCTTGAATTCTCCCATGAGGCCGACCGCTACCACTGTGGATGCGAAATCGTAGAAGATCGTAGTTTGGCGTACAAAATCGCAGGATTGGTAGCGGGGGAGCGCTACCTACGTTCCCCCCGACAGTTCTCAGCCGAGTTTTTGGTATCCGTGGCCTGAAACCGTGCTGACCGTTTCCGGGGGGCGTGCTCGTCTGGGCTAGCCCTGAAACCGGGAATGCAACTTAACTAACCGCGGCCTTCCACCGCGGA from Bradyrhizobium zhanjiangense includes these protein-coding regions:
- a CDS encoding alpha-ketoacid dehydrogenase subunit beta, whose translation is MPEVTLVEAINLALGRALEDDPDVVVLGEDVGVNGGVFRATAGLQKRFGAERVLDTPLAELLISGLCVGMAAQGLKPVGEIQFMGFIYPCLDQLVNHASRIRNRTQGRLTCPMVLRAPHGAGIRAPEHHSESTEAMLAHIPGLRVVMPSSPERAYRLLLAAIRDPDPVVFLEPTRLYRTARGELQDDGAALPLDHAFVLRKGRDLTLISWGAAVKETMAAADALSAEGIAAEVIDLATLKPYDESTVLGSIAKTGRCVIVHEAARTGGFGAEIAALIAELGLSSLLAPVIRITGYDTVIPMARLEQFYMPSVERIVIGARKVCQFS
- the pdhA gene encoding pyruvate dehydrogenase (acetyl-transferring) E1 component subunit alpha; translated protein: MASRRLNQDLPVIARFEVRHRNYLAPNGSINRPLPAFASDADLLISLYRAMVLLRLFDQKAVALQRTGRLGTYAVSLGQEAVSVGMASAMREEDVLLPSYRDNGALIWRGVKLEEILLFWGGDERGNCFSGPVHDFPFCVPVGSQAPHAAGVAYALKLRKEPRVAVCLFGDGATSKGDVYEAMNFAGVHKLPIVFVVANNQWAISVPLRLQTSCETLAQKAIAAGFTGEQVDGSDVVAMRAAAEEAVAAARNGKGPRFIEAVTYRLGDHTTSDDASRYRSADEVQARWKEEPIARLRAYLVAQKMWGKADEERLASECHERIEAAVERYLATAPRRPETMFDHLYADLPEVYAAQRGELAGKHDA
- a CDS encoding dihydrolipoamide acetyltransferase family protein, with product MRQFMLPDLGEGLEEAEIVAWYVNEGDHVVTDQPLVSVETDKAVVEIPSPSSGRIAHVFGAKGDIVKVGTPLVEFAEGAEPDTGTIVGELGSTEHPLAAGPSSERPAGQQPQVFPAVRSLARKLDIDLESVVATGPGGTITRADVERAAKSVSQTGRPEPLRGMRRAMAQRMMAAHAEVVPATVTDEADIDDWPTGEDVTIRLVRAIAIACKAEPALNAWYNSSTGERRLIARIDLGIAVDTEGGLIVPVLRNVAERSVADLRAGLDRLRADSIARSIPPEELRGATITLSNFGMIGGRFANLVIVPPQVAIIGAGRISQRAVAYRGQPAVRRMLPLSLTFDHRIVTGGEAARFLVALKSQLELTP